From the genome of Solidesulfovibrio carbinolicus, one region includes:
- a CDS encoding RNA recognition motif domain-containing protein, whose protein sequence is MSKKLYVGNLSFNSTEDDIRTQFSNYGEVISVNLITDRETGRLRGFGFVEMDDEGARAAIAGMDGQDFGGRNLKVNEAEDKPRSGGGNRGGSRW, encoded by the coding sequence ATGTCCAAGAAACTCTATGTCGGCAACTTGTCTTTCAATTCCACCGAAGACGACATCCGCACCCAGTTCTCCAACTACGGCGAAGTCATCAGCGTCAATCTCATCACCGATCGTGAAACCGGCCGTCTGCGCGGTTTCGGTTTCGTCGAGATGGACGACGAAGGTGCCCGTGCGGCCATCGCCGGCATGGATGGTCAGGACTTCGGCGGCCGCAATCTGAAGGTCAACGAAGCCGAGGACAAGCCCCGCTCCGGCGGCGGCAACCGCGGCGGCAGCCGCTGGTAG
- a CDS encoding ATP-binding protein translates to MRLHDPICLHLPARERWVGVAVAAAGEYASLLGFSKERVRDISLALDEAVMNALAFGYGGQNDELTVIMSETGHGLRLTVRSKGLPLDESRLPQYDPSRLGEGDTTGLGTHLIRRLVDQVFFSVKEDGEREVSMVALLPLDLPVAREKSEGDAPEWPAANQSLPPQVLRRAAPHDADAIARLALRSHGTVLFDERIYYPASVREMLETGEMISVVSEVEGVGITGHGALLHLEAGVRELTFGFVDARHQGKGCSWGLADCLMRIAAERGVRVVLASAVTSHVRSQRSALHAGLRESALLAAAGPAASVWSEGSADKADVVPGRIADLVFVRCLGEPDPSPVYLPVRHKRMIESIFANIGLSHLPDSGASHGTALPSTPTILEFESDFKEGWTFITISEPGRDALAQIESHLKTSRTRVTPLTVLLLPLDNGHTPELSEAAEKLGFFFAGIGPSQEGRMNLALQFLCGVEPDFQSIQLHTAFARELLDYVRSCAAQNELGLGDVGAS, encoded by the coding sequence TTGCGATTGCATGATCCCATATGCCTGCATCTGCCCGCTCGCGAACGATGGGTTGGAGTGGCTGTGGCTGCGGCTGGCGAGTATGCTTCACTCCTTGGATTCAGCAAGGAACGTGTCCGGGACATCAGTCTGGCCCTGGATGAGGCAGTCATGAATGCCCTAGCCTTCGGATACGGCGGTCAGAACGACGAACTAACCGTCATCATGTCCGAAACAGGCCACGGCCTGCGTCTTACGGTGCGTTCCAAAGGATTGCCTTTGGATGAAAGCCGGCTGCCCCAATACGACCCGAGCCGTCTTGGCGAAGGCGACACGACTGGCCTTGGTACACATCTCATTCGCAGGCTCGTCGACCAAGTATTCTTTTCGGTAAAGGAAGACGGCGAGCGCGAAGTTTCCATGGTTGCGCTCCTCCCGCTTGATCTGCCTGTGGCGAGGGAGAAGTCCGAAGGGGATGCACCCGAATGGCCAGCGGCAAATCAATCGCTCCCACCCCAAGTCCTGCGTCGCGCGGCGCCTCATGACGCCGATGCTATCGCCCGTCTCGCCTTGAGATCCCACGGCACCGTCCTTTTCGACGAGCGGATTTATTACCCGGCCAGCGTGCGGGAAATGCTTGAGACAGGCGAGATGATCTCTGTCGTTTCCGAGGTCGAGGGCGTCGGGATTACTGGTCACGGGGCGCTGCTGCACCTGGAAGCGGGAGTTAGGGAACTGACCTTCGGTTTCGTGGACGCACGTCACCAAGGCAAGGGCTGCTCCTGGGGGCTTGCTGATTGCCTGATGCGGATCGCCGCCGAACGTGGGGTGCGCGTCGTGCTGGCATCAGCGGTTACAAGTCATGTTCGTTCCCAACGTTCGGCGCTCCACGCAGGACTGCGGGAGTCTGCCCTGCTTGCTGCCGCAGGCCCGGCGGCCAGCGTCTGGAGCGAGGGCAGCGCCGACAAGGCAGACGTTGTTCCAGGTCGTATCGCCGATCTCGTGTTTGTCCGCTGCCTCGGCGAACCCGACCCGTCTCCGGTCTACCTTCCCGTCCGCCACAAGCGGATGATCGAAAGCATCTTTGCCAACATTGGCCTGAGCCATCTCCCTGATTCGGGTGCATCGCATGGGACTGCGCTGCCAAGTACACCAACGATTTTAGAATTTGAATCCGATTTTAAGGAAGGATGGACATTTATCACTATATCTGAGCCAGGGCGAGATGCGTTGGCTCAAATAGAGTCACACCTTAAAACATCACGCACCCGGGTCACCCCGCTGACTGTCCTTCTATTGCCCCTAGATAACGGCCACACGCCAGAATTAAGCGAGGCTGCCGAAAAGTTAGGGTTTTTCTTCGCAGGCATTGGTCCAAGCCAAGAAGGCCGCATGAACTTGGCACTGCAGTTTCTTTGCGGCGTTGAGCCGGACTTCCAGTCAATCCAATTGCATACTGCTTTTGCGCGTGAACTTTTGGATTACGTGCGCTCCTGTGCCGCTCAGAATGAGCTAGGTCTCGGAGATGTTGGAGCCTCCTGA
- a CDS encoding EF-hand domain-containing protein, with protein sequence MKKLAVLTFLGVLSIATMAFAGDKYDGHFGDIDNNGDKVVVKEEFVEFFKANGDPAAAFVIIDVDKSGGIDHDEWHAFKKAHGYGHKDENHSDKKQ encoded by the coding sequence ATGAAGAAACTTGCCGTGTTAACTTTCCTCGGCGTACTTTCAATTGCAACCATGGCCTTTGCTGGCGACAAATATGATGGACACTTTGGAGATATCGACAATAACGGCGATAAAGTAGTCGTAAAAGAAGAGTTCGTTGAATTTTTCAAAGCGAACGGCGACCCCGCAGCCGCATTTGTCATCATTGACGTCGACAAATCTGGCGGAATAGACCACGACGAATGGCATGCGTTCAAGAAAGCTCACGGCTACGGTCATAAGGATGAAAATCACTCTGACAAAAAGCAATAA